In the Halorubrum ruber genome, CCTCGACATCACCGCGAGCGCCGACGGGCGCGAGACGATGCTCGACGTGGTCAACCGGGTCGCCGACGAGTGTTTTATCCCGCTGACGGTCGGCGGCGGCATCCGGACGAAAGGAGACATCAAGGAGACGCTCCGGGCCGGCGCGGACAAGGTGTCCATCACGACCGGCGCCTTGGAGCGGCCGGAGCTGATCGAGGAGGGCGCAGCCGCGTTCGGCAGCCAGTGCATCGTCATCTCCGTCGACGCGCGGCGCCGATACGACGACGAGGGTGACCACTTCTACGAGGACGAGGACGGCGAGACAGTGTGGTTCGAGTGCACGAAGAAGGGCGGCCGCGAGGGCACCGGGATCGACGCCGTCTCATGGGCGAAGGAGGCCGAGGAGCGCGGCGCGGGCGAGCTGTTCGTCAACTCCATCGACAAGGACGGGACGAAGGACGGCTACGACATCCCGCTGATGAAGGCGGTCGGCGAGGCGGTCTCGACCCCGCTCATCGCGTCGTCGGGGTGCGGGAGTCCCGAGGACATGTACGACGTGTTCACCGAGGCGAACGCGGACGCCGGGCTCGCGGCC is a window encoding:
- the hisF gene encoding imidazole glycerol phosphate synthase subunit HisF, yielding MGLTKRIIPCIDVDLDEDGDAAVYTGVNFENLEYTGDPVELAKKYNEAGADEFVFLDITASADGRETMLDVVNRVADECFIPLTVGGGIRTKGDIKETLRAGADKVSITTGALERPELIEEGAAAFGSQCIVISVDARRRYDDEGDHFYEDEDGETVWFECTKKGGREGTGIDAVSWAKEAEERGAGELFVNSIDKDGTKDGYDIPLMKAVGEAVSTPLIASSGCGSPEDMYDVFTEANADAGLAASIFHFGDYSIEETKAYLDERGVPVRR